In Phyllostomus discolor isolate MPI-MPIP mPhyDis1 chromosome 3, mPhyDis1.pri.v3, whole genome shotgun sequence, a single genomic region encodes these proteins:
- the LOC114490797 gene encoding LOW QUALITY PROTEIN: developmental pluripotency-associated protein 4-like (The sequence of the model RefSeq protein was modified relative to this genomic sequence to represent the inferred CDS: inserted 3 bases in 2 codons) — translation MASKFQPVKAEEKYQAAGESRPKRTSGKETKRKRSVKDDKTSFPQEMAQNSQRVRIWKKIPIPLLFLTLPPVDLLHRDILRAWCQKLKLSTKGXKVEAYERLCEYAYPDLKCIPVSSKEARVLKESKRKWEMEKEGMTLESLSLPEVTAPPEEGMPGLGGAAALLEGMDSVVETTSPPEAVFASWSRIAASAGQMETVRSPQAASAVRWCAVHGQSLPADTEGWVKLQFYAGQGWVPEKXEGKEVCALFLLPACSLPPSLLEDDMLCSKFVHRNKVLTKSLQ, via the exons ATGGCTTCCAAATTCCAACCAGTAAAAGCTGAAGAGAAATATCAGGCTGCTGGTGAATCAAGACCAAAAAGAACCTCAGGAAAGGAAACCAAACGGAAAAGATCTGTGAAAGATGACAAAACTTCCTTTCCACAAGAGATGGCACAAAACAGTCAGAGAGTCAGAATTTGGAAGAAGATACCAATTCCCCTGCTGTTCCTTACATTGCCACCAGTTGACCTGCTTCACCGAGACATCCTGAGGGCTTGGTGCCAGAAGTTAAAGCTGAGCACCAAAG TTAAAGTAGAAGCATATGAGAGGCTGTGTGAATATGCTTACCCCGATCTAAAGTGTATTCCTGTCTCCTCAAAGGAGGCCAGGGTGTTGAAAGAATcaaaaaggaaatgggaaatggaaaaagagGGAATGACTCTGGAAAGTCTCAGTCTTCCTGAAGTGACTGCGCCCCCTGAGGAGGGGATGCCTGGTCTTGGAGGGGCCGCTGCTCTCCTTGAGGGAATGGACAGTGTTGTCGAGACAACTTCCCCGCCAGAAGCTGTGTTTGCCTCCTGGAGCAGAATCGCAGCCAGTGCTGGGCAGATGGAGACAGTGCGGTCACCACAAGCGGCCTCTGCTGTCAGGTGGTGTGCGGTCCATGGGCAAAGTCTCCCAGCAGACACAGAAGGTTGGGTTAAGCTACAGTTTTATGCTGGGCAAGGCTGGGTTCCTGAAAA TGAGGGGAAGGAAGTGTGTGCACTCTTCTTGCTACCTGCCTGCAGCCTTCCACCCTCACTCCTGGAGGACGATATGTTGTGCTCCAAATTTGTTCATAGGAATAAGGTATTAACGAAAAGCCTCCAGTGA